In Enoplosus armatus isolate fEnoArm2 chromosome 16, fEnoArm2.hap1, whole genome shotgun sequence, the genomic window TAAAGCAGATAAAAATTGACATTTGGCCAGCTGCAAAGGGCATCTGAGTCTAATAGACACTAAGATAAAGACAGTGGTGATGTGTTTACGCACAGACTAGGCAGAGAGACGTGCATCACATCACACAACACTCTCACATCAATAACATCGCTGTGTCACCCAATGAAAGCAATGGCAAATGGGGACACGACCAGGCACACTCGCGTTCTTTCTCAATCTTTGGACCTCTGATCTGAATCATTTTGGATAAATAGAAATTAATGGGTCAAGGAATGTGATTAGTAATAGGTCACTTGTACTTGCGCATACACTCAAAATCTGACACATAGAACATGGATGCTTCACTGGTACTTAAGAATGTAATCTGAGTGGAAATACACAGATGTTGTTTGCCGCTGAGGAAAGATACAGAAGTGGTAGTGAAGGCGAAAAGGGGCGGCGATCACTCGGACCACTCGTCATCATCAAACTCTGAAGAGTCATCCTCGCTGTCGCTGCACTCCACAGCGATACGACGCGACAGGATGGCGGCCACATCGTTGCCAGAGTGATCCCTCTTCTCCTGCTCGCGCTGTGCCTCCACCTTACGCAGGTTGAAACCTAAAAGGGAGTTAGTGAGGACAGTTacggtgagtgtgtgtgcctgacaACATCTGCATAATACTTTGCAAGCAGCTCTCGGTCATTGTAGTCATAGAcacactgtgacatgtcaatGTCAATTTTAAGCAATGCAATCTGTTCAGTTAAAGGTCTTCCAGTCATTGTTTACTATGCTACGTCTTGTAGTAATCAGGGAGCCatcagctcttcttcttcctgctgttGTAGCCGGCTGAAGTAGAGCCAATtgtaactattttatatactgctgggtagtttaatttactgtaaatttACTTTTTAACAATTAATTGTATTTCATATGCTCAGAGGTCACAAAATCTTAATCTGATACGTGTCAGTAACAGAGTGGCATAacatatttgcctctgaaatatagtggagtagtGAGCAGCATAACATTGAAAAATACTCAATAAAGTCCTAGTAGTTTAGAAGTATTCATGCGTGTATATAGGTTGCTGTTAGAGTATTTTACTTGTTTCACTATTTTGtattcagccaatcagcagcaagGACAGTAAATATCTGTTTCCTGTAGTGTCACCTTGTCGGATGGCCTGCAGCAGGTCACTGCGAGCATCAGCAACGGGCTCTGGCTGAGGTTTGGGAGCAGGTGCACCCCCACcaccagagggaggaggaagagcagagtgGTCAAAGGATGGGGGAGGAGGgccaggtggaggaggaggaggaggaggaggtggtggccCACCACCTGCAGGCatgggtggtggaggaggaggacaaacagaagacatagcaggtgggggagggggagcgGGTGGGGAGGGATAGGCgttgggagaggaggagagtggaggaggggaaggtgGGGTGTCAAAGccagggggaggtgggggaacCCCAAAGCCAGAGGATGGAGGCGGGGGAGGAGGTGCAGGTGGAGGGGCGAGGTTGGGGCGAGAGTTGGGTGGGGGAGAGGTCATGGGGGGAGCAGGAGGTGGGTGGTTTGGACTCAGCACGCTGACACGCTTCTGGGCTGGTGCTCCGTACTGTCCGTCATTATACCTGCAAGTGACCGAGTGGAAGTTAGAGAAGTTACATAATGGACCCTTCATTTGACTCAATGAACCTTCAGTTTCTTTGCAACTGCAATCTCAGCAGCTCATGTTCAGACTGAACGTGAACAGAAGGTTTATAATCTATTTTTGCTCATTTTGGGGGCTTACATGCAAGATGCTACTTACGCCAtgtctggaggtggaggaggcaggAAGTCATCAGGGCCAGGTGTGGAGAGAGGGGAGCTGGGATCATAAGCGTAGGAGCCGGTACTCTGCTCGAGGCCTTCAGAATTGAAGCCGTCTCCAGATCCAATACTGCCATTCAGACCCTCAGAAGAATTCCTTCAAACAAAGTCAAGACGTCACACGTTAGCCCAAAATACAATGCATCATGTATACTGTCTGAAACCAGGACATGCAAATGGCCTTGATAAATAACACCTAGCATCTACAGACCTAATTAGCAGTTGTGGGTCATATGCTGTTTGCATATTTGTTGCGAAATTACCCTGACAAGGTTTAAGAGGAAgtatcacaaacacatttaaagcagcagaCGCAAATAGTGACATTGACACTTGTTGactagttcacacacacacattaaaataacacaaagtacagtaacctctacagcagtaaaatagaGGCTTGTCCGAGAGTTTAACAGCTCAGACCGGGCTTGTGATTGAGCTACAAACAAGACggcaaatggtaaatggtaacCTTCAAacttcacggttcccaaagcgctttacagatcaggtctcattcaccaattcactcacacattcacaccctgATGGTGGCTGAGCTGCcctgcaaggtgctggtctccattgggagcaacttagggttcagtgtcttgctcaaggacactttgacagggatcaaacccccaacccactctaccctgctctacctcccactgtgccaccatgccgcccaagaAACAGCTCATAGCTCTACAGCTCATGTAGATTGCACTTGTATGGGTCTGTTCATCAAAACATTACTTTAGTAGACAATGTGGCAAAACTGTAACTAtagtaaaacaaataataaaaatcacatAAATAGAATTATTATCCCTGTAATGAATGTAATACTTTTTAATTTTCCTataaatttaataaaaacaatgcactataaaataaatatacagcagaaacacactaaaacagcagcagagccaaTTCTACCAATGTGACTAATTTGCTCTTTTAACGCATTTTTAGGtacttatttttgtttttattaaccttttataatgtttaaacctattttacatgtttacagtGATCATTATGGGGCCTCGTGTGACTCTAACTGTTTGCCAATGACAGCCGGCCCTCCACCCAACCCCCTGAGAACATTTTCAGACAGGACATACCGCCCATATCACTGTGTACAGATTGGTTGATAAGACAGGAAGAGTGTAATTTACCATGCGAGTGCCCGCTCTGCACTTTTACTACGTTAActagagagagaaataatgacTTCATCAAgtcattattttttacttattgcTGAAATGCATTCAAAAGCCTCTTGCACCTGTGACCACAGCTCTGCACACATTCAGCAACCTGCAGAGACCGCCACCTCACTTCACTCAATCTCTCAACTTACATCAAGTCATTCTTTGGCACCACAAACTCCTCCCCCATCTTACGGCGTTCCCATTCATCCTTCCTGGTCTTGATCTTTCGCGGATTGAGCGTCCGTTGGTTCAGATggtctttcttctccttctactCAGAAAGGAAACAGCGAAAAAGAGTCATGGAGGGTTGGATTCAAGTGTGTCCACTTTCAACTCAGTGACAGTCATGCTACTTTTTTTATGtatgagcatgtttgtgtgtctcactcTGTGCTTGCGTCTCTCTTTCATGATGTCCTTGGTGTCCTGCAGCATCTTCTCCTTCCACAGGTCAAAGAAGTAGGAGGGATCAGTGTAAAACTTCAGGGCCTCCTTCCCATCATCCCTGTAGACACAAGCATTATAATTACATTTGGTTATCCACTTTATGTTATTTATGTCTGTGGACACAAGAGAACATTAAATGTTTGCTGACAGATCTTTATCTGCCTTATGTGTTAATATATTTACAAGCCATTTAACTTCCCCTTTTTATTTAGCTCAACAAAGAGACCTTTTTTAGAAACAGGCAATTTTATTTTGTCGCATAGCACCTAGTAAGCAAAAAACTGAACATATTTACCATATTCTGTAAACATCTGTCATGGTCAAATTAATGCCACTTTCAATTTCAAACCAGTCACAGAGAGTGTCTTTATAATATAAAATCGACAAGCTCACACTCACAGACTCAGTCTCCTTCTGTTCTGGTTTCTAATTAATCATACTTTCGATGACTACCATGCCTCGTGCATAATTAATATTCAAGATCTTGCTGATATGTGCCAGCTGGGTTGTGACACATATGGTTATTGTTTCCGCCACAGAATTTCTTCAGTGCTGCTTTGATTCAATTGAGGAGTATAGTGACCAGCAGTACCGCATCAGCAAGATGAATCTCAAGGATTTAGCAAAGGTGGGCTACATGTCTCCTGAGCAAcagcatttttcttcttttttttttttttacatttttcgaAAGCATATGCATCAGAGAGAGTGGGTGTAAATAATGTATAGTCATAAGAAAAACTAatagcatgcatgtgtgtttccacGTCTGCACACGTCTGTGCACGTGTTCTATTACTAATCCTTGCATGTTATGCTCCAGTGAATGAATATCTGCATGAGCCCTACCGGTATTGGCTGAGGTAATTGAGTGGTGGGGGCGGATTACAGGTCATGTAGGTGTCCTGTACAGGCATTGG contains:
- the wasf2 gene encoding actin-binding protein WASF2 isoform X1; amino-acid sequence: MPLVTRNIEPRHVCRQTIPSNIRSELECVTNISLANIIRQLGSLSKYAEDVFGELFVQAGAFALRVNTLGERVDQLQVKVTQLDPKEEEVSLQAITTRKAFRSSLTQDQQLFTRPSLPMPVQDTYMTCNPPPPLNYLSQYRDDGKEALKFYTDPSYFFDLWKEKMLQDTKDIMKERRKHRKEKKDHLNQRTLNPRKIKTRKDEWERRKMGEEFVVPKNDLMNSSEGLNGSIGSGDGFNSEGLEQSTGSYAYDPSSPLSTPGPDDFLPPPPPDMAYNDGQYGAPAQKRVSVLSPNHPPPAPPMTSPPPNSRPNLAPPPAPPPPPPSSGFGVPPPPPGFDTPPSPPPLSSSPNAYPSPPAPPPPPAMSSVCPPPPPPMPAGGGPPPPPPPPPPPGPPPPSFDHSALPPPSGGGGAPAPKPQPEPVADARSDLLQAIRQGFNLRKVEAQREQEKRDHSGNDVAAILSRRIAVECSDSEDDSSEFDDDEWSE
- the wasf2 gene encoding actin-binding protein WASF2 isoform X2 is translated as MPLVTRNIEPRHVCRQTIPSNIRSELECVTNISLANIIRQLGSLSKYAEDVFGELFVQAGAFALRVNTLGERVDQLQVKVTQLDPKEEEVSLQAITTRKAFRSSLTQDQQLFTRPSLPMPVQDTYMTCNPPPPLNYLSQYRDDGKEALKFYTDPSYFFDLWKEKMLQDTKDIMKERRKHRKEKKDHLNQRTLNPRKIKTRKDEWERRKMGEEFVVPKNDLMGNSSEGLNGSIGSGDGFNSEGLEQSTGSYAYDPSSPLSTPGPDDFLPPPPPDMAYNDGQYGAPAQKRVSVLSPNHPPPAPPMTSPPPNSRPNLAPPPAPPPPPPSSGFGVPPPPPGFDTPPSPPPLSSSPNAYPSPPAPPPPPAMSSVCPPPPPPMPAGGGPPPPPPPPPPPGPPPPSFDHSALPPPSGGGGAPAPKPQPEPVADARSDLLQAIRQGFNLRKVEAQREQEKRDHSGNDVAAILSRRIAVECSDSEDDSSEFDDDEWSE